The following proteins are encoded in a genomic region of uncultured Vibrio sp.:
- a CDS encoding biopolymer transporter ExbD, which produces MKRRYSSDSSDETAIDMTPMLDIVFIMLIFFIVTTSFVKEAGIEVNRPTASSAQTVKKGNIMVAVGAAGDVWVDKRRIEVDAVRANIERLRAESPDGAVVIQADTEANAGVVVKVMDQIKMAGVESISIAATGKD; this is translated from the coding sequence ATGAAAAGACGCTATAGCAGTGATAGCAGTGATGAAACCGCTATCGATATGACACCGATGCTCGACATCGTATTCATCATGTTGATCTTCTTTATCGTAACAACATCGTTCGTTAAAGAAGCGGGTATAGAAGTAAACCGCCCAACGGCAAGCTCAGCACAAACCGTGAAGAAAGGTAACATCATGGTTGCAGTTGGTGCAGCGGGTGACGTTTGGGTGGATAAACGACGTATTGAAGTCGACGCCGTTCGCGCCAACATCGAGCGTCTTCGCGCAGAAAGCCCTGATGGTGCCGTTGTTATCCAGGCGGATACAGAAGCCAACGCAGGCGTAGTCGTGAAGGTTATGGACCAGATCAAGATGGCAGGTGTAGAAAGCATCTCCATTGCCGCAACCGGTAAGGATTAA
- a CDS encoding energy transducer TonB — translation MRYLASIALALIVSLGLFWGMDKLVNKERHELVSNDDQRMVEFIRIKPDEKIQEKKRELPKPPPPKRPPPPPEMKVTSTVKPVMDQIPMDMPKLDLPVNVTGGSVLGHYTQGGGAQVIGGGGPVPLATFQPQMPRKAARSGLEKGIVLVEFTVNERGGVEDVKVLKESPRKLGLGRAAKSTVAKWTFKPKMVEGKAVSSRLSQEIEFSTN, via the coding sequence ATGCGGTATCTGGCCTCAATTGCACTGGCGCTCATTGTCTCCCTCGGACTGTTCTGGGGGATGGACAAGCTGGTAAACAAAGAGCGCCACGAGCTAGTGTCGAATGATGACCAACGTATGGTCGAGTTCATTCGCATTAAACCAGACGAAAAAATACAGGAGAAAAAACGCGAACTGCCGAAACCACCACCACCTAAGCGTCCGCCGCCGCCACCAGAAATGAAGGTGACGTCGACAGTGAAGCCGGTGATGGATCAAATTCCAATGGACATGCCAAAGCTAGACCTGCCAGTTAACGTAACCGGTGGTTCAGTACTGGGTCACTACACACAAGGTGGCGGTGCTCAGGTCATTGGCGGCGGAGGCCCGGTTCCTCTGGCAACGTTCCAACCGCAGATGCCTCGTAAAGCAGCACGCTCGGGACTTGAGAAAGGTATCGTACTGGTAGAGTTTACCGTTAATGAACGCGGTGGCGTCGAAGATGTAAAAGTCTTAAAAGAGTCCCCACGTAAGTTAGGCTTGGGTAGAGCCGCGAAAAGCACTGTAGCTAAATGGACCTTCAAACCTAAGATGGTCGAAGGTAAAGCAGTGAGTTCGCGCCTTTCTCAAGAAATTGAGTTCTCTACCAACTAA
- a CDS encoding MotA/TolQ/ExbB proton channel family protein, translating to MKGFKTLAAGLLASLFMVSAVQAETPKTLSELLKNVKSESIVESKENKEREAIFKRDRDQQAALLQQARDELASQQALGDELKATFDENDQQLTELTETLRVRSGTLGEMFGVVRQYAGEFKGLFAASQNAVQFPERDALLTKLAESKELPSTQELEAFWHTILQQVIVSGETTTTQATVVYGEGNEAVHNVTLVGEFNAIADGKYVTYVPQTAKFEELSRQPSKNITGLVDGFESATGTYEPLFLDPSRGVILSLLVQSPTVEERIDQGGIVGYVILTMGAVGAIIALMCFLRLQVIGGKMRKQAKSETVIPGNPLGEVIQAYQEHKGDNLEDLEAKLDEIILRNAPSIERFISSIKLFASVAPLLGLLGTVMGMIGTFQAITLFGTGDPKLMAGGISEALVTTMLGLVVAIPLLFLYTIVHSKGRRLVQTLEEQSAGFIARYQEKLHKAES from the coding sequence ATGAAAGGATTCAAAACTCTAGCCGCTGGTCTACTAGCTAGCTTATTTATGGTTTCTGCCGTTCAAGCAGAAACACCGAAAACACTGTCTGAACTACTGAAAAACGTAAAATCAGAAAGTATTGTTGAATCGAAAGAAAACAAAGAACGTGAAGCTATCTTCAAACGCGATCGTGACCAACAAGCTGCGTTGCTGCAACAAGCGCGCGATGAGCTGGCGTCACAACAAGCGCTTGGTGATGAGTTAAAAGCAACGTTCGATGAAAACGACCAACAGCTGACTGAACTGACTGAAACGCTGCGCGTTCGCTCAGGTACTTTAGGTGAGATGTTTGGTGTGGTTCGTCAGTACGCCGGCGAATTTAAAGGCCTGTTTGCTGCTTCGCAAAATGCAGTTCAATTTCCAGAACGTGACGCGCTACTGACGAAATTGGCAGAAAGTAAAGAACTGCCATCAACTCAAGAGCTAGAAGCATTCTGGCATACCATCCTCCAACAAGTCATTGTGTCGGGCGAAACAACCACAACTCAAGCCACAGTCGTTTATGGTGAAGGTAACGAAGCCGTTCACAACGTTACATTGGTGGGTGAATTTAACGCCATTGCTGATGGAAAATACGTTACTTACGTTCCTCAAACGGCTAAGTTCGAAGAGCTATCACGCCAACCGAGCAAAAACATCACCGGTCTGGTCGATGGTTTCGAGTCAGCAACAGGCACTTACGAGCCACTATTTCTTGACCCATCTCGTGGTGTGATCTTATCGCTACTTGTACAAAGCCCTACCGTTGAAGAGCGTATTGACCAAGGTGGCATCGTTGGTTACGTCATCCTGACAATGGGTGCCGTTGGTGCCATCATCGCCCTAATGTGTTTCCTACGCCTTCAGGTTATTGGTGGAAAAATGCGTAAACAGGCGAAATCTGAAACGGTTATCCCTGGCAACCCACTGGGTGAAGTTATTCAGGCCTACCAAGAGCACAAAGGCGACAACCTTGAAGATCTGGAAGCGAAACTGGACGAAATCATCCTGCGTAACGCACCAAGTATCGAACGCTTTATCAGCTCAATCAAACTGTTTGCTTCTGTCGCACCGCTACTCGGTCTACTGGGTACAGTAATGGGTATGATCGGCACCTTCCAGGCAATCACACTATTTGGTACAGGCGACCCGAAACTCATGGCTGGCGGTATCTCTGAAGCATTGGTCACCACCATGCTAGGTCTGGTTGTCGCTATTCCTCTGCTGTTCCTTTACACCATCGTACACAGTAAAGGTCGTCGTTTGGTTCAAACTCTTGAAGAACAGAGTGCAGGTTTCATCGCTCGCTATCAGGAAAAACTACATAAAGCCGAAAGCTAA
- a CDS encoding MotA/TolQ/ExbB proton channel family protein: MWWLVGELESIRRFLGMGGDVLVAIFILSFMLWAVLLERWFYFAAVAPKAMKKAVSLWGERSEHQSWNAKMIRQEIVSRQDIENKKGLPIVKVLIALCPLLGLLGTVVGMIQVFDILAVTGTGSPRAMASGISKATIPTLAGMVASLSGLFFSSRLDHLAKVTTQKLEDKLKHIA, encoded by the coding sequence ATGTGGTGGTTAGTTGGAGAACTTGAATCAATTAGGCGCTTCTTGGGAATGGGTGGTGATGTACTCGTCGCCATCTTTATCCTCAGCTTTATGTTGTGGGCAGTCCTGCTAGAACGTTGGTTCTACTTTGCTGCCGTCGCTCCAAAGGCCATGAAAAAAGCCGTGAGCCTTTGGGGGGAGCGTTCAGAACATCAAAGCTGGAACGCAAAGATGATCCGACAAGAAATTGTTTCTCGTCAGGATATTGAGAATAAAAAGGGGCTGCCAATCGTCAAAGTATTGATTGCGCTTTGCCCCCTACTCGGTCTGCTCGGCACGGTTGTCGGCATGATCCAGGTATTCGACATCTTAGCGGTAACAGGAACAGGAAGCCCTCGAGCAATGGCCTCGGGGATCTCAAAGGCAACAATCCCAACGTTAGCCGGGATGGTGGCTTCTTTATCAGGACTGTTCTTTAGTTCACGTCTTGATCATTTAGCCAAAGTCACAACGCAAAAGCTGGAAGATAAGCTAAAGCATATTGCCTGA